The following are encoded together in the Labeo rohita strain BAU-BD-2019 chromosome 17, IGBB_LRoh.1.0, whole genome shotgun sequence genome:
- the LOC127179965 gene encoding D(1C) dopamine receptor, with the protein MILEMENATNHTQDLAHGEQEREDGDGQNSVRALLGFVLFLLIVSTLLGNTLVCAAVVKFRHLRSKVTNFFVISLAVSDLFVAVLVMPWEAISAVAGTWLFGRFCGIWIAFDIMCSTASILNLCIISVDRYWAIASPFRYERKMTHRVAFMMIGVAWTLSILISFIPVQLNWHMAEEDEEGATSNGTDYSDNCKANLNRTYAISSSLISFYIPVIIMIATYTRIFRIAQTQIRRISSLERAAEHAQNHHQSNDCSNENSLKTTFKKETKVLKTLSIIMGVFVFCWLPFFVLNCMVPFCQCVSDTTFTIFVWFGWANSSLNPVIYAFNADFRKAFSSILGCNKIFPSTAVETVNFSNELVSYHHDTTLQKEAQPLAVQMPNPREQPSLPFDKDSVTSNVSRNHKNMLLPNIGQFECDGEISLDTITPFTSTGLMECEGIPGQIINE; encoded by the coding sequence ATGATTTTAGAGATGGAAAACGCTACAAACCACACGCAGGACCTTGCGCACGGAGAGCAGGAGCGAGAGGATGGAGATGGGCAGAACAGCGTGCGCGCACTGCTGGGTTTCGTGCTCTTCCTTCTCATCGTCTCCACGCTGCTCGGGAACACCCTCGTGTGCGCCGCCGTGGTCAAATTCAGGCACCTGCGCTCCAAAGTGACCAACTTTTTCGTCATTTCTCTGGCCGTTTCGGATCTCTTCGTAGCCGTTCTGGTGATGCCCTGGGAGGCGATATCCGCGGTGGCGGGCACTTGGCTCTTCGGCCGGTTTTGCGGCATCTGGATCGCCTTTGACATCATGTGCTCCACCGCGTCCATCCTCAACCTGTGCATCATCAGCGTGGACCGCTACTGGGCCATAGCGAGCCCGTTCCGGTACGAGCGCAAGATGACCCACCGGGTGGCTTTTATGATGATCGGAGTGGCGTGGACCCTGTCCATCCTCATCTCTTTCATCCCGGTCCAGCTAAACTGGCACATGGCTGAGGAAGATGAGGAGGGCGCAACGAGTAACGGCACCGACTACAGCGACAACTGCAAAGCCAACCTGAACCGGACGTATGCCATCTCGTCTTCGCTTATAAGTTTCTACATCCCCGTGATCATCATGATCGCGACGTACACGAGGATATTCCGTATTGCGCAAACACAGATCCGCAGGATCTCCTCTTTGGAGAGGGCAGCAGAGCACGCACAAAACCACCACCAGTCCAACGACTGCTCTAACGAGAACTCGCTGAAAACCACTTTCAAGAAAGAGACCAAAGTTTTAAAGACACTCTCCATCATTATGGGGGTGTTTGTGTTCTGCTGGCTGCCGTTTTTCGTACTCAACTGCATGGTGCCCTTCTGCCAGTGCGTGAGTGACACTACCTTCACCATCTTCGTGTGGTTCGGATGGGCCAATTCCTCCCTCAATCCGGTCATTTACGCGTTCAACGCGGACTTCAGAAAGGCGTTCTCCTCGATTTTGGGTTGCAATAAAATCTTCCCCAGCACCGCAGTGGAGACTGTGAATTTCAGTAACGAGCTGGTGTCGTATCACCACGACACGACGCTTCAGAAGGAAGCGCAACCGCTGGCCGTTCAGATGCCGAACCCTCGAGAGCAGCCGAGTCTCCCGTTCGACAAGGATTCGGTTACCTCGAACGTGTCCCGGAATCACAAAAACATGCTCTTACCTAACATCGGACAGTTTGAGTGCGACGGGGAGATTTCCTTGGACACTATCACACCATTCACCTCCACGGGACTCATGGAGTGCGAGGGAATCCCAGGTCAAATTATTAATGAATGA